One window of the Thermodesulfomicrobium sp. WS genome contains the following:
- the nifD gene encoding nitrogenase molybdenum-iron protein alpha chain, which translates to MSAPVKKFKALDPEEVKKQLVSRYPAKVARKRASQIVVNEPGDVPPEILANVRTIPGIITMRGCSYAGCKGVILGPTRDIVNITHGPIGCGFYSWLTRRNQTDASAEGAENYMTYCFSTDMQEQDIVFGGEKKLEAAIQEAYDIFHPKAIAVFATCPVGLIGDDIHAVARRMKAKFGDCNVFAFSCEGYKGVSQSAGHHIANNQIFTHVVGEIDEPRKGKYTINLLGEYNIGGDAFEIERILDKCGITLLATFSGNSTYEQFATAHQADLDCVMCHRSINYVADMLEEKYGIPWIKVNFIGAQATAKSLRKIAEYFQDPELLARVEEVIAEELPEVEAVANAVRPRTQGKTAMLFVGGSRAHHYQELFKEIGMKILAAGYEFAHRDDYEGRQALPRIKVDADSRNIEEIEVTADPKRYRPRKTEEQQAALEAQGFTFKDYTGMMAEMEKDTLVIDDLNQFEADRLIELYRPDIFCAGIKEKYAVQKYGIPLKQLHSYDYGGPYAGFRGAINFYKEIDRMVNSRVWTYLKAPWQQNPELSATYVHQ; encoded by the coding sequence ATGAGCGCGCCTGTCAAGAAATTTAAAGCGTTGGATCCAGAAGAAGTCAAAAAACAGCTGGTTTCCCGCTATCCTGCCAAGGTGGCCCGAAAGCGGGCAAGTCAGATCGTCGTCAATGAGCCTGGTGACGTGCCGCCGGAGATTCTCGCCAATGTGCGCACCATTCCCGGCATCATCACGATGCGCGGTTGCAGCTATGCGGGGTGCAAAGGGGTCATCCTGGGCCCGACTCGGGACATTGTGAACATCACTCATGGCCCCATTGGGTGCGGTTTTTATTCATGGCTTACCCGTCGCAATCAGACCGACGCCTCGGCAGAGGGTGCTGAAAATTATATGACTTACTGCTTTTCTACGGACATGCAGGAGCAGGATATTGTCTTTGGCGGCGAGAAAAAGCTCGAAGCAGCAATTCAGGAAGCTTATGACATATTTCATCCAAAGGCGATTGCTGTGTTTGCTACTTGTCCGGTTGGACTTATCGGAGACGATATCCATGCAGTTGCAAGAAGGATGAAAGCAAAATTTGGAGATTGTAACGTTTTTGCTTTTAGCTGTGAGGGATATAAGGGAGTAAGTCAGTCTGCTGGTCATCATATCGCCAACAACCAGATTTTTACTCATGTCGTTGGAGAAATTGATGAACCACGCAAAGGGAAGTATACTATCAATCTATTAGGAGAATACAATATCGGCGGTGATGCATTTGAGATTGAGCGTATTCTTGATAAGTGTGGAATTACTCTTTTAGCGACATTTTCTGGAAATTCCACGTATGAACAATTCGCAACGGCGCATCAGGCGGATCTCGACTGCGTCATGTGTCATCGCTCTATCAATTATGTCGCCGATATGCTGGAGGAAAAGTACGGAATTCCTTGGATTAAAGTGAACTTCATTGGGGCCCAGGCAACGGCCAAGAGTCTTCGGAAGATTGCCGAGTACTTCCAGGACCCTGAGCTTCTTGCTCGGGTAGAGGAGGTCATCGCCGAGGAACTCCCCGAAGTGGAGGCTGTGGCCAATGCGGTGCGTCCGCGCACCCAGGGTAAGACGGCCATGCTTTTTGTCGGCGGGTCTCGCGCCCATCACTATCAAGAGCTTTTCAAGGAAATTGGCATGAAGATCTTGGCCGCGGGGTATGAATTCGCTCACCGCGATGACTACGAAGGCCGCCAGGCTCTGCCCCGGATCAAAGTGGACGCCGATAGCCGCAACATCGAGGAGATTGAGGTCACGGCCGATCCCAAACGCTATCGCCCCCGCAAGACCGAGGAACAACAAGCCGCCCTTGAGGCGCAGGGATTCACCTTCAAAGACTATACCGGCATGATGGCAGAGATGGAGAAGGACACATTGGTCATCGACGACCTCAATCAGTTTGAGGCGGACCGGCTCATCGAACTCTACCGCCCCGATATCTTCTGCGCAGGTATCAAAGAAAAGTATGCAGTGCAGAAGTATGGCATCCCCCTCAAGCAGCTCCATAGCTATGACTATGGTGGTCCTTATGCCGGATTCCGTGGAGCCATCAACTTCTACAAAGAGATCGACCGCATGGTGAACAGCCGGGTGTGGACCTATCTCAAGGCTCCATGGCAGCAAAATCCGGAACTCTCAGCGACCTACGTGCATCAATAA
- the nifK gene encoding nitrogenase molybdenum-iron protein subunit beta: MLLRHTPQEIIERKALTINPAKTCQPIGAMYAALGVHGCLPHSHGSQGCCAYHRSTLVRHYKEPVSAATSSFTEGASVFGGGANLTQAIENIFTVYDPEVIAVHTTCLSETIGDDLNQIIDKAKKSGKVPEGKNVIFANTPSYVGSHVTGFSSMVKSIVSSFAKTDGSPSGNVNIIPGWLEPSDMEEIKRLASLMGVPITMVPDTSGVLNAPLTGQFTLFPKGGVTVEELQATGRAKATVALGEWCSAEAARWLDAQCKVPCTIIEMPYGLLGTDRFIDALRVAGGVAVPESIEFERGQLVDFIADMHQYFYGKKVALVGDPDQLIAMTDFLVSIDMHPVHIVTGTPGSRFEKRIQEIVAPLGYTPNVRAGGDMFLFHQWIKNDPVDVIIGNTYCKYISRDEDIPLLRFGFPILDRVGHQYFPTVGYKGGLLFLTRLLDVLLTRKDRDEPESSFELVY, encoded by the coding sequence ATGCTGCTACGTCATACACCACAAGAAATCATCGAACGCAAGGCGCTCACCATCAATCCGGCCAAGACCTGCCAGCCTATTGGGGCCATGTACGCTGCGTTGGGCGTCCACGGGTGCTTGCCTCATAGCCATGGGTCCCAAGGCTGTTGTGCCTACCATCGCAGCACCTTGGTACGCCACTACAAAGAACCTGTGTCCGCTGCCACGAGTTCTTTTACGGAAGGCGCTTCGGTTTTCGGCGGCGGCGCAAACCTCACCCAGGCCATCGAGAACATTTTTACAGTATATGATCCAGAAGTTATTGCTGTACACACGACTTGTCTCTCTGAGACCATTGGAGACGATCTCAATCAGATCATCGATAAAGCTAAAAAGAGCGGCAAGGTACCTGAAGGAAAGAATGTAATTTTTGCGAATACTCCAAGCTACGTCGGTTCTCATGTCACAGGATTCTCTTCAATGGTGAAGAGTATTGTTTCAAGTTTTGCAAAAACAGATGGATCGCCTTCAGGAAATGTTAATATAATACCTGGTTGGTTGGAACCTTCCGATATGGAAGAGATAAAACGGCTCGCTTCTCTCATGGGCGTTCCAATTACAATGGTTCCAGACACATCTGGAGTTCTCAACGCTCCGCTGACGGGTCAGTTTACTCTGTTTCCCAAAGGCGGTGTGACGGTGGAGGAACTGCAGGCCACAGGCAGGGCCAAGGCCACAGTGGCCTTGGGTGAGTGGTGCTCGGCAGAAGCGGCCCGTTGGCTGGATGCTCAGTGTAAGGTGCCGTGTACCATCATCGAGATGCCCTATGGACTTCTCGGAACGGATCGTTTCATTGATGCATTGCGGGTTGCAGGCGGTGTTGCGGTTCCAGAATCCATTGAATTCGAGCGGGGACAGCTCGTGGATTTCATCGCCGACATGCATCAGTATTTCTACGGAAAGAAGGTCGCATTGGTAGGTGATCCTGATCAGCTTATCGCTATGACCGATTTCCTGGTGAGTATCGATATGCATCCAGTACATATCGTTACAGGGACTCCAGGATCACGTTTTGAGAAACGAATCCAGGAAATCGTTGCGCCCCTCGGCTATACACCAAACGTTCGTGCCGGTGGTGATATGTTTTTGTTTCATCAGTGGATCAAAAATGATCCGGTCGATGTTATCATTGGCAATACGTACTGTAAGTACATCTCCCGTGATGAGGATATCCCTTTGCTCCGGTTTGGATTCCCTATCTTGGATCGAGTGGGACACCAGTACTTTCCTACGGTTGGGTATAAGGGCGGACTTCTGTTTCTTACCCGCTTGCTGGACGTGCTTTTGACCCGCAAGGACCGCGATGAACCTGAATCGAGCTTTGAGCTGGTGTATTAA
- a CDS encoding radical SAM protein: MCRQKDRSVHPCFEKKSACSVGRVHLPVAPTCNIQCNYCDRKHDCINESRPGVTSAVLSPTQASAYLDMVLEREPRIRVVGIAGPGDPLAEPSRTLETIRLVAQAHPELLFCLSTNGLGLPDVVDDLADLGVTHATVTVNAVDPKVGSQIYRWVRFAKRVYRGEEGARLLFSRQEEGIRRLKERGMTVKVNTIVIPTVNENHVLEVSRWAAGLGVDIQNLLPLCPAAQTPFAALGEPEEHLVEALRNEASALLPQMRHCQRCRADAVGLLHADQSRDLAPVLRQVAHGPAVSRPYVAVASREGLLVNQHLGEAAAFQIWQPGQSPRLVATRPAPEPGGGDGRWRQMAQVLGDCSAVLVRAAGARPKEVLSQQGITVYEVEGLVRDVLAAYAEGQDMGAFRPCSGTGCRGALGGGGVGCGA; this comes from the coding sequence ATGTGCAGGCAAAAAGATCGTAGCGTACATCCATGCTTTGAAAAAAAATCCGCATGCTCTGTTGGGCGCGTCCATTTGCCAGTGGCTCCCACATGTAACATTCAGTGTAATTACTGCGATAGGAAGCATGATTGCATCAATGAATCCCGTCCAGGAGTGACGAGTGCGGTGCTCTCCCCCACGCAAGCCAGTGCCTATTTGGACATGGTTCTTGAACGGGAGCCGCGTATCCGGGTGGTGGGGATTGCGGGTCCGGGGGATCCGCTGGCCGAGCCTTCCCGAACGCTGGAGACCATCCGTCTCGTGGCGCAGGCCCATCCTGAGTTGTTGTTCTGCCTTTCCACCAATGGGCTGGGGCTTCCTGATGTCGTGGATGACTTGGCGGATTTGGGCGTGACCCACGCGACCGTGACCGTCAATGCCGTGGACCCGAAAGTGGGAAGCCAGATCTACCGGTGGGTGCGTTTTGCCAAGCGTGTCTACCGCGGTGAGGAAGGGGCCCGGCTGCTTTTCTCCCGGCAGGAAGAGGGGATCCGCCGTCTCAAGGAGCGGGGGATGACCGTGAAAGTGAACACCATCGTTATCCCTACGGTCAATGAGAACCATGTGCTCGAGGTCTCGCGCTGGGCCGCGGGCCTTGGTGTCGACATCCAGAATTTGCTCCCGCTGTGTCCAGCTGCCCAGACCCCCTTTGCTGCCTTGGGCGAGCCCGAGGAGCATTTGGTGGAGGCGTTGCGGAACGAGGCCTCGGCCTTGCTGCCTCAGATGCGCCATTGCCAGCGCTGTCGTGCAGATGCCGTGGGGCTTCTCCATGCGGATCAGTCTCGGGACTTGGCCCCGGTACTGCGGCAAGTGGCTCATGGCCCAGCCGTGTCGCGCCCATACGTAGCCGTGGCCAGCCGGGAGGGGCTTTTGGTCAATCAGCATTTGGGCGAAGCAGCTGCCTTTCAGATTTGGCAGCCAGGACAATCGCCGCGCCTGGTGGCGACACGGCCCGCGCCGGAACCCGGCGGGGGCGATGGCCGGTGGCGGCAGATGGCGCAGGTTTTGGGTGATTGCAGTGCGGTGTTGGTCCGGGCCGCAGGGGCGCGCCCCAAGGAAGTTCTCAGCCAGCAAGGCATCACCGTGTATGAGGTGGAGGGGCTGGTGCGGGACGTACTTGCGGCCTATGCCGAAGGCCAAGACATGGGCGCATTCCGGCCCTGTTCCGGTACGGGATGTCGTGGCGCGTTGGGGGGAGGAGGCGTTGGATGCGGGGCCTAA
- the modA gene encoding molybdate ABC transporter substrate-binding protein, which yields MRTLMVAGMVMGFAWVCAAEERPMVAAAASLKFAFSEVAEEFQRQTGMSVRLNFGSSGNFRRQILQGAPYEVFFSADEENVLALHAQGFAVDAGRTYARGRVVLLGHSLGLLGVGADLSGMVEAVRSHKITHFAIANPEHVPYGMRAQEILRRLGVWEEIQPRLVVGENVGQAAQFILEGGADAGLVPLALVLSPSLAGKGEYVLVPEQWHTPLLQRGVLLKGAGPVAQAFYQFVFSAKAREILERYGFVPLGGGS from the coding sequence ATGAGGACGTTGATGGTGGCCGGCATGGTGATGGGGTTTGCGTGGGTATGCGCGGCTGAGGAAAGGCCTATGGTGGCGGCCGCAGCGAGCCTCAAGTTTGCGTTCAGCGAAGTGGCGGAAGAGTTCCAGCGGCAAACGGGGATGTCGGTGCGTCTGAATTTTGGTTCTTCAGGGAATTTCCGCCGGCAGATTCTTCAGGGGGCCCCGTATGAGGTCTTTTTTTCGGCCGATGAGGAAAACGTCCTGGCGCTCCACGCACAAGGCTTTGCCGTGGATGCGGGCAGAACCTATGCCCGGGGGCGGGTGGTCCTCTTGGGGCATTCGTTGGGCCTTTTGGGTGTGGGGGCAGACCTTTCCGGCATGGTCGAGGCGGTTAGGAGTCACAAAATCACGCATTTTGCCATCGCCAATCCCGAACATGTCCCATACGGCATGCGCGCGCAGGAGATCTTGCGCCGCTTGGGAGTGTGGGAGGAAATTCAGCCCCGGTTGGTCGTTGGAGAAAATGTGGGGCAGGCCGCCCAATTCATCCTCGAGGGTGGCGCTGACGCTGGTCTTGTCCCTCTTGCTTTGGTGCTTTCTCCTTCTCTGGCGGGTAAGGGTGAGTACGTCTTGGTGCCGGAGCAGTGGCATACGCCGCTCCTCCAACGCGGTGTGCTGCTCAAGGGGGCAGGGCCTGTCGCCCAAGCGTTCTACCAGTTTGTCTTTTCCGCCAAGGCGCGGGAGATCCTGGAGCGTTACGGCTTCGTGCCCTTGGGGGGTGGATCTTGA
- the modB gene encoding molybdate ABC transporter permease subunit, with protein MDWSALVLSLEIAGSTVLILVPVGMVFGRLLAWRSFPGKSLVLAAINLPLLLPPTVMGFYLLQTLGRNTPVGRMAEQILGHPLVFHFSGLVLASCLTNIPFAIQPVQRALMAIPREVLEAAACCGMGPWQRVWRVELPLAWPGLVSAVALVAAHCLGEFGVVLMMGGNIPGQTRTMSIAIYERIQAFDEAGAALLAATLLGMSLVVLAILFGVDRGRATRP; from the coding sequence ATGGATTGGTCGGCCCTTGTCCTTTCGTTGGAGATCGCTGGGAGCACGGTACTGATACTTGTGCCGGTGGGAATGGTCTTTGGACGGCTTTTGGCGTGGCGCTCGTTTCCTGGCAAGAGCCTGGTACTGGCGGCGATCAACCTCCCGTTGCTCCTGCCCCCTACGGTGATGGGGTTTTACCTCCTTCAGACGTTGGGGCGGAATACGCCCGTGGGCCGCATGGCGGAACAGATCCTCGGCCATCCTTTAGTGTTTCATTTTTCGGGGCTGGTATTGGCGTCGTGCCTGACCAACATCCCTTTTGCCATCCAGCCGGTGCAGCGGGCCTTGATGGCGATCCCCCGCGAGGTGCTCGAGGCGGCGGCGTGCTGCGGCATGGGTCCGTGGCAACGAGTGTGGCGGGTGGAGCTCCCTTTGGCATGGCCAGGGCTTGTCTCGGCCGTGGCCTTGGTGGCGGCGCACTGCCTTGGTGAGTTTGGCGTGGTGCTTATGATGGGAGGCAACATCCCGGGGCAGACGCGCACCATGTCCATTGCCATCTATGAACGTATTCAGGCCTTTGACGAGGCTGGGGCCGCCTTGCTGGCGGCGACGCTTTTGGGGATGTCGCTTGTTGTTCTTGCCATTCTCTTTGGAGTGGATCGTGGACGAGCAACAAGGCCTTGA
- a CDS encoding (2Fe-2S) ferredoxin domain-containing protein yields MAIPERVVLVCQSFRTAGEPKGVCHRHNDGLAQYLEEEILARGLDMQVITTGCLKRCERGPVVAIMPENWWFGAVDSEEAVDAILDGLENGEPAANRLE; encoded by the coding sequence ATGGCGATTCCTGAACGCGTTGTCTTGGTGTGTCAGAGCTTCCGTACTGCTGGTGAGCCCAAAGGGGTGTGTCATCGGCACAATGATGGCCTGGCGCAGTATCTGGAAGAGGAGATCCTTGCCCGCGGCTTGGACATGCAAGTGATCACGACGGGGTGTCTGAAGCGCTGCGAGCGAGGACCAGTCGTTGCCATCATGCCGGAGAATTGGTGGTTCGGCGCAGTGGACAGCGAGGAAGCGGTGGACGCCATCCTTGATGGTCTCGAAAACGGCGAACCGGCTGCCAATCGTTTGGAGTAG
- the nifE gene encoding nitrogenase iron-molybdenum cofactor biosynthesis protein NifE has translation MNAVLEERASQVCRLGEEPFAMVCNRPSLAGAVSQRACVFCGSRVVLYPIADALHLVHGPIGCAVYTWDIRGALSSGPQLHRMSFSTDLKEKDVIFGGENKLAASLDELIPQYTPKAVFVYSTCIVGLIGDDVDAVCRKAEERFGIPVIPVHSEGFKGNKRAGYSAACQALMRLVGKGSTEGIGPLSVNILGDFNLAGEIWIVRGYLEKMGIQVVANVTGDGRVEDIQRCHGARLNLVQCSGATMEFARMLQERYGIPCIRVSYLGIEDMADSLYKVADFFAAQDPSLRERTAQLVRTELEWLLPRLAELRRDLEGKRAALYVGGSFKAFSLVKAFRHLGMQSVVVGSQTGTTEEYEELAGICDPGTILVDDANPLELAAFLEEKKVDVFVGGVKERPIAYKLGIGFCDHNHERKIALEGFVGMYNFAKEVHASTMSSVWKIMPRKGYKPPFLDKEGCHV, from the coding sequence ATGAACGCGGTACTCGAAGAACGGGCGTCTCAAGTTTGTCGCCTGGGAGAAGAGCCCTTTGCTATGGTTTGCAACCGCCCGAGTCTTGCAGGGGCCGTGAGCCAGCGGGCTTGCGTGTTTTGCGGTTCGCGGGTGGTCCTTTATCCCATCGCCGATGCCTTGCATCTGGTGCATGGGCCCATTGGTTGTGCGGTGTATACCTGGGATATTCGGGGGGCACTCTCTTCGGGCCCGCAACTCCATCGCATGAGCTTTTCCACGGATCTCAAAGAAAAGGATGTCATTTTTGGGGGCGAGAACAAACTCGCCGCAAGTCTCGATGAGCTCATCCCCCAATATACCCCCAAGGCCGTGTTCGTGTACTCCACCTGTATTGTGGGACTCATCGGCGACGACGTGGATGCCGTGTGTCGCAAGGCGGAGGAGCGTTTTGGCATTCCAGTCATTCCTGTGCACAGCGAAGGCTTCAAGGGGAACAAGCGCGCAGGGTATTCCGCAGCCTGCCAGGCTCTCATGCGTCTCGTGGGTAAGGGGTCCACTGAAGGAATCGGACCTCTGAGCGTCAATATCCTCGGTGACTTCAATCTCGCCGGTGAGATTTGGATCGTGCGGGGCTATTTGGAGAAGATGGGGATCCAGGTGGTGGCGAACGTCACGGGGGATGGACGCGTGGAGGACATCCAACGCTGCCACGGGGCGCGGCTCAATCTGGTGCAATGCTCGGGGGCGACCATGGAATTCGCCCGCATGCTTCAAGAGCGCTATGGTATTCCTTGTATCCGGGTGTCCTACCTGGGCATCGAAGACATGGCCGACTCTCTGTACAAGGTGGCAGACTTCTTTGCCGCGCAGGATCCTTCTTTGCGCGAGCGCACGGCCCAGCTGGTACGGACCGAATTGGAGTGGCTGCTGCCGCGGCTTGCAGAGCTGCGCCGCGATCTCGAAGGCAAGCGGGCAGCCCTCTACGTGGGAGGATCGTTCAAGGCCTTCTCGTTGGTCAAGGCGTTCCGTCACCTGGGCATGCAGTCGGTAGTCGTGGGTTCGCAGACGGGTACCACTGAAGAGTACGAGGAACTCGCCGGCATCTGTGATCCGGGAACCATCCTCGTGGATGATGCCAATCCTTTGGAGCTCGCCGCGTTTCTCGAGGAGAAAAAGGTAGATGTATTCGTTGGAGGGGTCAAAGAGCGACCCATCGCCTACAAGTTGGGAATTGGCTTTTGCGATCACAACCATGAGCGTAAAATCGCTCTGGAAGGATTCGTTGGTATGTATAACTTTGCAAAGGAAGTACATGCATCTACCATGAGTTCTGTTTGGAAAATTATGCCACGCAAAGGATATAAACCTCCTTTTCTCGATAAGGAGGGTTGCCATGTCTGA
- a CDS encoding nitrogenase component 1, which yields MSEYVSTINACKMCMPIGAALAFRGIDGCIPYIHGSQGCATYMRRYIISHFREPIDIASSSMDEKAAVHGGGPNFKKGILNVMRKYNPQLVGVATTCLTETIGEDVPRLVQEFREEFADLPLPEIVTASTPSYSGTHIDGWHAALQAVVNGVAQPVDSHGGVTLMPGFLSPADHRWFKELGARMGLALTLLPDFSDVLDGPTWETYQPLAPGGTPMEAIRRMAGACATVELGVPHRLSPAQSLEQRLGTPARFTDTPIGLRATDRFLGVLTELGGCVAPREVAARGRLLDALVDGHKYVFGKRVVVYGEEELAVGVTAFLAEMGARPVLVATGGASATLADRVRAVVDGLCPLPEVRTEADFHQIEEEANSMEPDFLVGHSKGYKLARSRGIPLIRLGFPIHDRFGGQRLLCVGYDGALELYDRIVNALLAQSQDASPVGYWYL from the coding sequence ATGTCTGAGTATGTGTCTACAATAAATGCATGCAAAATGTGTATGCCGATTGGTGCTGCTCTGGCATTCCGTGGTATCGATGGATGTATTCCATATATTCATGGTTCTCAAGGATGTGCCACATATATGCGACGGTATATCATCAGCCATTTTCGAGAGCCAATCGACATTGCGTCTTCTTCGATGGACGAGAAAGCTGCTGTGCATGGTGGAGGTCCGAATTTCAAGAAGGGCATCCTCAATGTCATGCGCAAATATAATCCTCAATTGGTAGGGGTAGCCACCACCTGTCTGACAGAAACCATTGGCGAAGATGTTCCTCGTCTGGTGCAGGAGTTTCGGGAGGAGTTTGCAGATCTTCCCTTGCCAGAGATCGTGACCGCCTCCACCCCCAGCTATTCCGGGACCCATATCGATGGCTGGCATGCGGCCTTGCAGGCGGTGGTGAATGGCGTGGCCCAGCCCGTCGATTCCCATGGGGGAGTGACGCTTATGCCGGGATTTCTCTCTCCTGCGGATCATCGTTGGTTCAAGGAGTTGGGCGCGCGCATGGGGCTTGCGCTGACCCTCCTGCCCGACTTCAGTGACGTGCTCGACGGCCCGACCTGGGAGACCTATCAGCCCCTGGCTCCGGGAGGGACTCCCATGGAGGCCATTCGGCGCATGGCGGGGGCCTGCGCTACGGTGGAGCTTGGTGTGCCGCACCGTCTTTCTCCAGCCCAGTCTCTGGAGCAGCGTTTGGGCACGCCTGCACGCTTTACGGACACGCCCATCGGCCTTCGGGCCACCGACCGCTTTCTCGGCGTGCTCACGGAGTTGGGCGGGTGCGTGGCCCCGCGGGAGGTAGCTGCCCGGGGCCGGCTTTTGGACGCCCTGGTGGACGGCCATAAGTATGTCTTCGGCAAGCGGGTTGTGGTCTACGGCGAGGAGGAACTGGCCGTGGGAGTAACGGCATTCTTGGCCGAGATGGGAGCTCGACCGGTGCTCGTGGCCACGGGTGGCGCGAGCGCTACCCTGGCCGATCGTGTCCGTGCCGTCGTAGACGGGCTGTGTCCTTTGCCCGAAGTGCGCACCGAGGCCGACTTCCATCAAATCGAGGAAGAAGCCAATTCCATGGAGCCGGATTTTCTCGTGGGCCACAGCAAAGGATACAAGCTTGCGCGTTCTCGTGGCATCCCGTTGATCCGTCTTGGATTTCCCATTCACGATCGGTTTGGAGGACAGCGTCTTTTGTGCGTGGGCTATGATGGTGCCCTGGAGCTTTATGATCGTATCGTCAACGCCCTGCTGGCCCAGAGTCAAGATGCATCTCCGGTAGGATATTGGTATCTTTAG
- a CDS encoding P-II family nitrogen regulator: MIMIRAIVRPEKADDVLAALMEAGFPAVTRYSVAGRGKQRGIKIGEVTYDEIPKTMLMSVVPSADKDFVVSVIMKSARSGAKGAFGDGKIFISPLDAVYTVSSGVCDSDMEARQ; encoded by the coding sequence ATGATTATGATTCGTGCTATCGTTCGCCCTGAAAAGGCTGATGATGTTCTCGCTGCCCTTATGGAAGCCGGATTTCCTGCAGTGACCAGATACTCCGTAGCTGGGCGTGGTAAGCAGCGAGGTATCAAAATTGGTGAAGTGACGTATGACGAGATCCCTAAGACAATGCTTATGAGTGTTGTTCCGAGCGCTGATAAGGATTTTGTTGTAAGTGTTATTATGAAATCTGCTAGAAGCGGGGCAAAGGGTGCTTTTGGTGACGGAAAGATTTTTATTTCTCCATTGGATGCTGTGTATACTGTGAGTTCTGGAGTGTGTGATTCGGATATGGAGGCCAGACAATGA
- a CDS encoding P-II family nitrogen regulator: MKEVIAVIRMNKMNATKKALTDAGIAAFFAHECFGRGKGLVDPSALDGVKRGVEEAVAAVADPIKLYPKRMLTVVVPDEMVDDVVSTIMEANRTGQPGDGKIFVLPVSDSVRVRTGESGTKAIV; encoded by the coding sequence ATGAAAGAAGTGATCGCCGTGATTCGTATGAATAAGATGAATGCTACAAAAAAGGCGCTCACCGACGCAGGTATTGCGGCCTTTTTTGCCCATGAATGCTTTGGCCGAGGAAAAGGACTGGTAGACCCGAGTGCTTTGGATGGGGTCAAAAGGGGAGTGGAAGAGGCCGTAGCGGCCGTTGCGGACCCGATCAAGCTGTATCCCAAGCGGATGCTCACTGTGGTCGTTCCGGACGAGATGGTGGATGATGTGGTGTCCACCATCATGGAAGCCAACCGCACAGGCCAGCCTGGAGACGGCAAGATCTTTGTGCTCCCTGTTTCGGACTCAGTGCGGGTGCGTACGGGCGAAAGCGGCACTAAGGCTATTGTTTGA
- a CDS encoding GNAT family N-acetyltransferase — protein sequence MCIRPATHADLAAMTGLLEQLFGIETEFAVDKAKQMRGLALLLETPKAVVLVADVGGKVVGMVTMQTVVSTAEGGPVGWVEDLVVDEAWRGKGIGSALLRAILGLAFARGLSRVQLLADAENAAALLFYHRHGLRRTRMVCVRAVP from the coding sequence ATGTGTATCCGCCCTGCCACCCATGCCGACCTTGCTGCCATGACGGGACTCTTGGAGCAACTCTTTGGTATCGAGACAGAATTTGCCGTGGACAAAGCCAAACAAATGCGAGGGCTGGCCCTCCTGCTGGAAACCCCCAAGGCCGTGGTCCTCGTGGCGGATGTAGGTGGCAAGGTGGTGGGGATGGTAACCATGCAGACCGTGGTTTCCACTGCGGAAGGCGGTCCAGTGGGTTGGGTGGAGGACCTTGTCGTGGATGAGGCCTGGCGGGGCAAGGGCATCGGTTCGGCTTTGTTGCGGGCCATCCTCGGACTGGCCTTTGCCCGTGGTCTTTCTCGCGTCCAGCTCCTCGCCGATGCTGAGAATGCCGCTGCCTTGCTTTTTTACCACCGGCATGGGCTTCGGCGGACGCGTATGGTGTGTGTGCGCGCCGTGCCCTGA